A stretch of DNA from Acanthopagrus latus isolate v.2019 chromosome 7, fAcaLat1.1, whole genome shotgun sequence:
aagacATACTGgcaattaaaaaatgtatttagcaaaCAGGAGCCTCAGTAGCATGTGAAAGAACAATACACAGCCACAACAGCCTGGCAACCCCTCCTCATGCTGCCTTTCCGTCATAGCAGGGAATCAATGCAGATCCTGGAAAGCGTTAGTGCATTGCAACACTGAGTGCTCTTTATTAGCATTCTTCCAATGAAGGGCTCAACTTAGCTCAAGCATGACCTGACTGTGGTGGACggcatgaataaaatataatgaaagAAGGAACTCGGCTGAAAAGCTTACTTAGGTGCAACTAATATTACAATGTTATGGAACAATGTTTGCAGACCTGTGAGTTCAAattacaaacattacaaaatgtaCACTCAGACTAAATTACCTGTCTTCAGTGCTGCAGTTTAGTGGAAATGCTAATAGAAACCTAtacctccacttcctgttctccCAGGCTTGTACCCGAACCTGGAGGAGCTGGGAGACTACATGGGCCTGGCCCTCAACAGTGATGAAGTCCAGAGGAACCTGGCCCTGGTGCCTGTGGCTGacaatgtgagtgtgtgtgtttgtgtctgtgtctgtgtctcagggATGTGTGTCCATGCATGTAAACATCTGTGTGGATGTATTTAGGCCCAAGTTTTGTATCTGCCCATATTGATAATTActgatcatttttaatgtcCTATTTTTTACCACTTTTTAAAGAACAGGAAAAATGGCGAATTTAACCTCcttattttgaatttaaccACTTTGACAAGGCACCAGGTTATAATTATGttaacacaacaatgaaaaacatgcaaataaataaaaatactgccAAACTAGCTGGTGACCTGCCCTTTTCTATTCACAGTTTCAGCTCTTTCATTTTGGTGGGAATGtgcttgagtttgttttttaaaacactgcgGGGGATTGTAAACCATAGTTGCCCCAGAGCAGTGGCAGGCAGAGCCAATACATATTGCTATTGTTTTATCGCCCAGGCCTGGATGGATTATGAAAAGAGCACTTCAGCTGATTCCACTCatgatggacagtttaaaaagaaagcTAAAATGCTTCCATGTCAATACCCTCCTCTTACatgacccacaatgcaacctgaCTGTCAACAGTTCCGTTGGGGATTTAGGTATGTTATGCTTGTAGCAGCTAATGCAGCTTTGAGTCTCTAGCCTgcagctgatgaggagcagctaCAGAGTTCTGGTGATCTTGCTTGAGATTCTAACCCCCAGtttaaatttattttgaaacttcAGCAATCTTCAGCCCCAACAGATGCTGACTCAAATGAGGAACATTTATGGGTTATTCCATACCAACTCAGCTTGGCCCACCCAGTTCATGTCATCAGTTTTCTTGAAATAATTCATGTTCAACTTGGGATGTCATGAAAAGCATAAAAAACTGTCAATTTtacaataaatatgaaatggTTGAGGAGTAATGTAACATCTTCAATTTTAAATATTATCGTTTCAAGGCTCAGGATAATTGAAATAATCCTACTTAGGAAAATATATGGTCAACATATGATATAAAAAGTGTAAATTTTTGCTAAAACTGTGGGGCTACATTATTATGCAAGGACAAAGAACTTCTAGATGTGATTAATCTATATTAATAGTACacataatcaacattttttgataatgattcttcagttcaggaaaaaaaaagaggtaaatCATCATATGTTAACACAGTGATAAGCAATTTCTGAGACTTGaaatacacatgcaaacagTCACAAAAACTATTAAATTTAGCTCTGATGGCAAAACTTAAAAAATCATGACTGAAAAGTATTCAGAATCCAGATCTCAAGGTCAGATTGCAGGTCCCATGAATTTAATAGTTTAACATTAACTGGGAAGAGTTCTGACTTCGGGATGGAATGACCCTTACCGGacttcacacagcacacagacttTAATGTCTAAAATCTGTTGTTCTCCTTTGATATCTTTACAGGGGTCGACAATATTAATGGCCCGGTGGGCCGGATGTACTTTAAAAACTGTCAGGGCCACCAGAACGCTCCAAGCACTGGCCTGGTGGGGCCAGTGGAAAATAAtgcctttgaaaaaaaataacaagtaaaGAATGTAATAAATCTAATTTCACGTTAATTCCCTGTGgtttgaaatgatttctgtgAAATCGTCTCTGTAGATAATTACCGCTGATAGTGTTAAGAGATCCTGACCcgaacaaagacagagacatctACTTCCTGTGGGCAGCGAGCGCTGTGCCCTGGGACGTCAGCACACCACCTGCAAGCAACTGCAGTGTGCACAGCTCGCTCACTACTGCGGAACGCGTGCCGCtcgctcactgctgctgattgaaGGTTGTCACTTGAGCCAATAAGAACCTTTTTTTCGGTACCATGAAACTTTGCCCTCAGCGTGCGTCGTGCCGAGTCCTGTTGGGACCGATGCGGACGTTACACGCGGGCCAGGGCACGTGCTGGGTCTCGGTGTGGCCACAGTCGAGCTCGCAGTCCGTTTATGTGAATGCCGCTGATCCTCGAGCCGCTCCAGCTGCTTGGTGTGCGCCACAGCGGTGGTGCGCGTTTGGTCCATAATGCATCAATGGtttaaagcagagaaaaaacaaacgtgtgtaaacacaaaatagagtggaaaaatgaaacagtgaTTAGTTTTGCATCAGTCTGTGGAAGCAGCctaaaagtgaatgaatgagaacAACAGGTGTGTCATTGAACTACTGGAAGATAAAAGTAATGACCACATGACTTTCCGTTTGTGTTGAGGCATATTTACcattttaactctgtttttacTTCATTGTTAAAGCACAGTGGAGcttaaaaacaagtttgatgtgaaacagttatttatttattagataAAGTAGCctaatgaatttgtttttttgtttttttctgaaatcatgGTATCGAATAAGTATCGAGAATCATGGAAATTTACTAGTATTGGTATCATAGAAAGTTCCAGCCTTGATGGCTAGATCGCAGGAATTGGCTGGGATAtgttcttttatgtttttatgggGATTGACACCTGACATTGTCCTGGACCGGTGGTTAGAATGGTGGGGCCAGTGATCTTCAAAATTTCCCTTATTGTCTACCCCtgctttattacatttttttaaaactgtaatttttaTAAACTGGACCAAAACAACAAGACTCCTTGGAACCGACATTCAAGTTTCAGGTCACATTAAAGACTCTCACATTAAACCAGCTTTAAAACAGCTGTGATTTTTAGTAGGCATATCAGAGCACTACAGTTTTCTGTTCCTGGAGATCCACATTACTGAGTGACTCACCACAGGTCTggagctgtgtgtctgtgtaggaAGGTGTGAGCTCTTTACTCCCCTCCAAatgcgtgtgtgcgtatgtgtggtTCCTGCAGATGTCAAGGCTCTTGCAGCACCTCATTTGGCAGTTGGCATTTAACCATCTGTGTTCCCTGCCATTTTGCTGATATCTTCACCTCAGCTATTattcttcaaatgttttttgatttCTTCCTTGTTGGTGCAGAGCATAGTAATGATTATTGAAGATTTCAAAAGCTGTGCCTACAGCATTCCTGATTTCATTCAATGGTTGAGGAGATAACATTAAATCCACCCACATACCTCTGTTTGATGTAGCTTTCCTTGTTATCTTCAGCTGAATTTTAATGTAACATGCCTCTTTAATCCGTTATCTCTTGCTCTTTCTTAACctaccttttcattttctcacctcCCTTGCTGTCTGTGCTGTCTGACCTCCTTCCCCCTTCTCAGCAAGTGGCACTGCCTTCCAGCTCAGGTGTCGGGGCAATGGTGCGGCCTGTCACAGGGGCAGACTTAGGCATCAGGAGGGCAGAGATCCGCCCCGGGCTGCGGGAGATTATCCTCTGTAAGGACCAGGACGGGAAGGTGGGACTCCGGCTCAGGGCCATCGACAATGTGAGTCAGCATCACAAACTCTTTACACTGTTCTCACATTAATTATTCAGACCAAGTCTACTGTCATCAACACCCCAGTTACACTGATGACTAAGGGAATCCACACCTcagctcctcagctcctctgctcttcccTTCAGAGTCAGGGTTGAGGTTTGGGTCAAATTCACTGACTGTAAACAGTGGGCGGAGCCACTGTGACCTCACCCATAGGTTCCCAAAGAGCCAGAATGACACTCAAACTGGGTGGTACAAGCTGTCACCATCTTAGCAGTACCCATCTCTGCCTAACTCCTGGCTAATCGTAAAATGGGCATAGAGGTGGAGCTGAAGTGAGCTGAATGAAGCCTGATTACTGAAACACACCCACATAGCTGGAAGCTACCAGTGAGCTaaggctaacaagctagctgTGCTCAGACAGAAATAAAGCAAACCACCCTGTGTTACTCACATGAGTTTGATCGCAGGATTATTTGGCATTATTTGAGCTATTGGCGTGGGTTTAAAGGTGTGTTATTTCACCACAAGCAGCCAGAAACTAACCATTTTTTCAAGTGGCTCGGGTTATTCAACATGCTGATCACCAGCAGTTTCACCAAAACTAAATAACTAATTAGTCAAAATAGAAATAGATTGACAAGTGAAACGTTTATTCACTTACATCGTCAAcatatgtttttgtcatttcacagtAAAGGCATGCAACCtccttcacattaaaacatatttatgatGAAACACTTGAAGGAAGTGCTGTATTGGTAAATTATAACACAAGGATGAATATCAAACCAGTGTAAATCTGGTGATATTAACtagaacaataaaaataaataaaataatataatataatataatataatataatataatataatataatatgacacacacacacacacacacacacacacacacatggacacagtcTGTTTTACCTGCTTCTGATAATGTTACATcctgaaattaaaatgatcaaagaTGCACAACAGACCTATTTTCATAGTCATGTTGATATTCCTGGGACACAGTCATAACATGGGTAACTTGCTTGTACTGGATGGTGTTTATTATCTGTACAAAGCATAGAGCCATGGATCTGCTGTAAGGAATACAGCCAAAAGTTTGTTTAATCTTTTTATATCATTGGGCAGCTTGTGAGTGCTAACAGGCTTTTTGACATagttaaatattcagtttgttctcAGCTGCACAAATAAAGGGGGCAGCCTTTGGAATGACTGTAGTAGTTTGGCAAAGATAGAAGTTTAAGTGTATTAACAATGGAGAGATTAAACAGCACATTGACTCAACAGAGGACTGAATTCTCAAAATCAAGGACATCATTCCaatcaaataatttaaataatgcATGGACATCAAGTAAAACAGTGTAACTAATTATTTTTAAAGGGTTATTAAGGTACAAGCCTTCTACTTATTCTGTTTGgttaaatacatttcactgtTCCAGATATATAGCAACAactattttaatgtcttttctctctttgataAACATTAGAGGCCctctttgctctctctgtccttgCCTCCTTCCTCTTGAGCTACtcctttgttttctccccaCTCTCAGCATCTATCTTCTTATCTTCCTCCAGTCCTTGGACTCATTTTGAATGTTGTATCcgtttcctctttcctctctcaggGAGTGTTTGTCCAGCTGGTGCAAGCTAACTCCCCTGCGGCCCTGGCTGGCCTGCGTTTTGGGGACCAGGTTCTTCAGATCAATGGGCAGAACTGTGCCGGCTGGAGCATAGACAAGTCCCACAAGGCGCTGAAGGCTGCGGCCGAGACTCGCATTGAGCTTGTGGTCAGGGACAGGTGAGAATTTTTCAATACACAGGATTATAAAAAATGTCCCTCTTTCCTATGCTTTATTTCCTCCTAAGGAGTTGTAATGTTAGGTAACTGAACCAAAGCGCAAATGGCAGCTTATTAATGCAGGACAGTCAGCTCAGTAAACTTTCGAAGAAGATCTGTATGTAGACTATCTGCTAGTGACTCTTGTATCTGCATCTTTAGAGTCATAGGTCAAATAACTGGTCATGAATTTAAAGCCATGAAAAATGCCTCAAAGACTACATGTTTAGTAAGCACACAGTTGCCTTTCTACTTGCATTGTATTTGTCTggacagtgaaataaaagttgAAGCTGTTTTTCTCAGTGTCATTGTTAGAATAGTTACTGTGGTTTTATCTGCAACATGATGTGGAGCATTTTTGGCTGAACATTGCTCTGAATACTACTCATCATCCATTCGTCTAATTTTCAAATATCTTTGCGTATTTTCTTATCttggttttaaatgaaaatcCAATTGTCAAAATTATGTACATCTCTTTCAAACTTATATCAGTAACAGCATATTGAATTAAAAGGAAATGGTTAGTTAATTACTGGTTGTTCCGAGCTTTGAGTTACCTGAGAAAATTATAAGTGGGTGCTCACTACTCCTACATAAATGTGGGCTTCACCAATCTGCATTCAAACCTGGCGTCTAAGTTTGTATATAATCACATATCTTGTTATTTAAgaggttttctgtctgtcatgttttctgaaTAGTTTCATAGGATTTAATTACAAGCTGAAATATTTGGTGCCCTCTGTTGGCTGTTCATGTGCACTCTGCTCAGCTCTccttgtagttttgtttttatctgcagttaaaagagtttgttttccatctgttcttgatcataataataaatgaatacatactGGTGCATTGTAGTTTTCCATACAAGTGGATTCTCAAtcctttctgtttgtttccaggCCATTTCAGCGCACTGTCACCATGCATAAAGACAGCTCAGGCCATGTGGGCTTTATCTACAAGTCTGGTAAAATCACCTCACTGGTCAAGGACGGCTCTGCTGCCCGCAACGGCTTGTTGACTGAACATTACATCTGTGAAATCAACGGACAAAACGTTATCGGACTCAAGGTCAGATACTTGTTTCTCCATACGAGTCTTACATTAAGTAGTTAGGCCAGTGACGAATATgaactgtttactgtttactttgGTGGTCATTCAAACAGGAAGAAATGCAGTGTTTAACTTCATGGAAAAACATGGacgaaaacatttaaataaatacaaaaccaTCTGTGATGCTAATGAAATGTGTGGCAGCTAATTTGAATTTTGCACAGGGATGTCTGCTTACACCCTGGTGGTGTGTAGTGTCACAGGAAAGTACAGCATTTATTAGTAAGTGCAGCATTCATCAGCTCCAACTCTGTACAGATGTGAAGTGAAAAGGTGTTTAGCTCCTGTCAGTGAAGTAGCTGCAATTTGCTTTAgtccagtgttttctttgttagGTGTGTAGTTTCATCCTGCCCTGTTTTCCGagtgaaatgtccctttatgttttggtttgaatgtaatatttgttgacatttcattAATCAAACAAATCCTCATGTTGGTTTTTGTGTGAAAATTTCAGGATTCTCAAATCAAGGACATTCTGACCACCTCTCCGACAGCCATGACCATCACCATCATGCCAAAGTTTATCTATGAACACATGATTAAAAGGTAGGACTTTAACATTTTAGTTAACCTTGTGTCATAATCACACACACGAGTTGATGACCCTGTAActacatatacagtacattataGTGCTGTATGTGCCTGCTGTCAGTCACCAGAACTTAAGTTTCCATGTGTATCAACATAGACGGATGTGAAAGCGACCTTGGATGAACAGAGtgagaaaatagatttttcatGACTCTGACTCACTGACAAGGCTCATGGAtgtgtgctttctgtttttttaaataaataaataaacacatttttttttctaggatGTCCACCGGCCTTCTGCGGTCAGCCATGGATCACTCTGTCCCAGAGGTGTGAAGACCAGGAGGAGGATTGAAAACTGTCAAGATGTCCTCATTACAGAGTTatctctttctcgctctttctcgctctctttccctctgtctttctctctttctgtcttcctcatGCATCACAATCATCATTGGCGCCTTTTCTCACCCTAACATAATCTTAAAATGCCTTCTTTCTACTCTTCAGTTGTTCAGTacattctttacatttttttttatattttcttcttctctgacatgtctatgattttttttatatgttaacCTTGTAGACTTAgtattacatgtttattttcctgttttgtattTGGGATCAAGGACAGTacaaaatttttatttttcaagccATGCACACTATCATGAGTCCAGAGCTTCCTCCTCATTGTGGAGATGAATCATTGGCATGTGAGTTTTCATCTTGTCAAAATGCTGTAAAAGCCACTTGTCGGTTATCATAGCCCTTCCATGTAGATTACGGTTGTGCTCCCAGTCCCTGCACTTGACCCCTGATATGTGTATGTTAATAATCTGAGTTGAATTAACACCAGGGGCTATGTGTTAATTAAAAGACTTGCTGACTTTATTCAAGATTCCATTGTACAGTCATTTTAACTTTGCCAGTAAAGCTGACAGGTTTTAGGAAAGGAGCTGATTTTAGTTTATACCATATTTTGGTGaaaattagatatttttttatttttgtggatCACCCACACTAATGGTTCCTGGGTTCTAACATAAAAGTAAGAGTTACCTTGTGGTAGATCCTGTCTCCATGGGCAAAAGGCATAATGAGACTGATGTGTCGAATTTGTAGGTACTAGGAACACTGTGTGCACATTCCAGGGAAAAGTGTAGGGAAAGGGGCTGCAGTAGGTGTTTTGTTGCCCTATACAGCTGGGACTTGGCCtgtccacaaacacacttagAACTATGAGGCACAAGGAATTAAGATCACAGTGCTGTATATGAATGCCGCTcagttgagtgtgtgttggatATGGTCTTGTGTTTCAAAAACAGATCTTCGAAGGTTTTTGTTCAGACAGGGTCTGTGCTGGGCCGACCCACTAAGTGCACTTTCCATTATCTTTTAAAGAGGTTGTGTTTCCTGTATCCATTTCAGCAGTGAAGTTCAACAGTTGtgcttttttattattgtgtttgtggtgcCTCATGTAAATGAGAGAACTCATGAAAACAGACTTGtatgttaaataaaagaaactgcTTAAATTTGATGCTCAAGATCATTCACTCAGATTGAAGGCATTCCAATTCCACATCCTGGATTCAGCCAATGAACTTGCCCTCCTCTGCTAAGTGTTGTTACAGGATATCCCTCTGTAATATTCCTTCCTTGACTGAGGAGCACAGTGAGAATGAGCAGAGCTCTCATTTGTGAATTTCTACTTGTTATATAAAGTTGCTCCTTTTAATGCTGTTCATGTTTGGATGCATGTATTCCTTTAATTTTCTAGGTATGCAATCTGATAAACATCACTGTCATTCTGTAAGAAAATGCTAGAAAAAATCTAAAAGTTTATATACAAATGTAACCAAGATAAtattgtaaaacaaataaacagtctTTCTGTTCAGATCCACTTGGTggcattttcttcttttcatacTAATATATAGTATATTACCATGGACTGGATGAATACTTGATCCTGATTGGCAACACGGTGTCACTTAATTCCTGATGGACAGCAGAGGTACCATTCATAAGTCGAAGTTTTTAGGTGTCCATATCTCAACAATTAACTGACATCCTCCAGCCCAATCCTTCTCCTTCAGTGCTTtgtcctctgaacaccacaggatgGCGCCTGCAACACACAAGGTCTCAGATGTAGACTTCACTTTCTTATGAACACTCTTGTACAATTTATATTGGATCCCAGTGTATTCCTTGTAAGCCCCGCCCCATTCTACTTCTTATTGGTTAATACTCATTGATTTTTGCCCTATTCGAACTGATTGGCTTCCCCTGATATACTTAACCTAAACCCAACCAACCCTCAGGTCCTGCCAGGAAAACCTGAAGCATGTCCGTAGGGCTGTTACTTATGCGTTACAGTGTTTTACGGTTTCTTACATTAATTTAGCTGATGCCGTTTTCCAATGTGACTTAAAAGATAAAAAGTCCCACTACATAactaagtttaaaaaaaataaatgataccTATGATGATAAAAAGAGGGCTACATACAAAGGAAGACAATGCACATTAAAAGATAATAGTCAAATGGTTGGTTTGAACTTAAGTCCCACTTTTCACTTGGCAGATCGCCAGTTGTACTTAAGAAATATTTTGGTGACACTTCGACTGGCCAATCAGACTTCAGAACCCCCTTTTGGACACACCCCTGAATAATTATGCTTGTGAAAACTTTAAGACTGTGATCaggaaaatgtatgaaataaatgaatgctcTTGGTTAGTTTTTAGTCATCATGGTATAATGCGGAATAATGTCTCGCGAGATGTCAATAATCGGGAATTAATGGGCACTGTTGTGCCTGGACGCGTTCAATGAACGATCGTTCATGAACGCGTTCATATTTTGGGCGAACGTGAACTGAACGTACTGTATTCTAGAAGCCTGATGAACGTTATTGTGAACGCGTTCATTCTGGCGTTTGTGAACGGCGCGTTCtcacagttttacttttttcaagaCAGTGCCAGATTTTCATCGAGCCTTCCAGACGAAAACCGGCTAAAACACACCGTGAACAGGCCTTAATATGTAGCGGAAAAACACCCAATCTGGCTGTTGAGTATAAAAGGCCGCTGGTTTGTGCAACTCGCTTTCctttcgatcaaaacgaaagtaactatttcagacagaaacagctgcattCTAAACATACAGTGAGCcaggcattaccaaacgaacacagattaattcgtcctgaacGGAAGGAACACTGGCAACACcagcagacaccagccaccacagagtcgcACCGCCGCATGCGTCATCAATTTGCTAAgcatgagacaaaaacaaatgaagactttacatctgtttttttattgtgaaatatcTAAAACGTTTTGGAGTGATGTTGAATCTCATTTTTTTGATGCTGCTAACTCTGACCATTCTCGTACCCTTAAACATGTTATTTGCTACTATGTTAACCCAGAATAATGCTCTTGAACACATGATGAACTTTGTTGTCCTATGcacaatgttttattcacaaacaaaaatTTGCAAAATCACTACCTAAATTTgctctctctaactctctgattttgttaaataacaaaaaagtaataCCTTACTCATAATGAGTCATTATAAAAAAATTTTCCCTGAAGCCactgtctatctatctatccatttatttattattttatttttccctttcttcttctttttttaaaaaatatttatttacttatttgtgtattattttatttttcatttttaatttgtactCTATCCTGTACCGCAAACCTTTGAACTAAAGCACATTGAACTAAAGCATCCGGCAAGCCTTTCAAGGTATGTGcaagtgaataaaaaatcaaaagacatggCAACAGTGAGCCAAAACAGATCCTCTACCACCCAAATCACATTAACAGTGTACAGTGGCAGCTCCGttgtcttcatctcccagccACAGCTGGACAACCTGGTTTTTGCAGTATATTGTTGGAGACctgcagtttcagtgttaaaactgataaaacaatTGCTGTCTGTAATTATGGGCTGTGGCTATAATATAGAAAAATAAtagcaggcaaaaaaaaaaagaactatgaactagttcatttttGGAACTGTGAACTTAGTTCAAAATATTGAATTATGAACTATGAActgaactagttcattttaaaatttgtgagctgaactttgaactagttcatgtagaaagtgaactttcccaacactgTTAATGGGTGGCATTTGCATCGGTTGGTTGCCTCTGTGGAGGACGAATATTCTTGTATATTGTTTAGAACCATCATAATTGGGAACAAATGCAACAAGTAAGTTCCACAATCAGTCACAATATTAAGCAAGAAAAACATGGAG
This window harbors:
- the sdcbp2 gene encoding syntenin-2 — its product is MSLYPSLEDLKVDKVIKAQAQFAQTTTPMPAITEGTYQPQPATAGMPGSSLYPNLEELGDYMGLALNSDEVQRNLALVPVADNQVALPSSSGVGAMVRPVTGADLGIRRAEIRPGLREIILCKDQDGKVGLRLRAIDNGVFVQLVQANSPAALAGLRFGDQVLQINGQNCAGWSIDKSHKALKAAAETRIELVVRDRPFQRTVTMHKDSSGHVGFIYKSGKITSLVKDGSAARNGLLTEHYICEINGQNVIGLKDSQIKDILTTSPTAMTITIMPKFIYEHMIKRMSTGLLRSAMDHSVPEV